The Bradyrhizobium sp. WBAH42 genome includes a window with the following:
- a CDS encoding penicillin-binding protein 2, with protein sequence MSPATPARPTEKTAERSVEPWRRRLIRSLLYGRNVDRAEKARARVGLAMLAFASVYALIGGRLVMFAIGADAHSARRAAAQEVVATARPDIVDRNGAILATDVKAASLFGEPRRIIDKDEAIELLTATIPDLDEAEVRERLKTRKGFVWLKREVTAAQQQAVHKLGIPGIGFLRENKRVYPTGNEVAHLIGLVNIDNQGIAGLEKWLDNQGLADLHRAGFATDRLQKPIELAVDLRVEHALRDELVKAKDKFHAKAASGIVSNVKTGEIVAMVSLPDFDPNNPKEAHDPDRINRLTTGVYEMGSTFKAFTLAMALDSGKINLNSMWDARGNLHYGKFTIHDSHPLGRFINTKEVFTYSSNIGAARIALGQGVEAHKAFLAKMGQMTRLRTELPESAAPLLPRRWSELNTVTAAFGQGLSVAPLQAVMGINALVNGGYLIPPTFMKRSESEAMAMAKRVIKPETSDKMRFLMRLNAEIGTAKTADVKGYYVGGKTGTSEKVINGRYAKKRVLNSFTAILPCDDPKYHVLIMLDEPQAIPETKGFITSGWNAVPTGGKVIERIAPLLGVEPRFDLPPSERLILAASRTTQ encoded by the coding sequence ATGAGCCCGGCAACGCCTGCAAGACCAACCGAAAAAACGGCCGAGCGGTCAGTTGAACCTTGGCGGCGGCGGCTGATCCGAAGCCTGCTCTACGGGCGCAACGTCGATCGGGCCGAGAAGGCGCGCGCGCGCGTGGGGCTTGCGATGCTCGCCTTCGCTTCGGTCTATGCTCTGATCGGCGGGCGGCTCGTGATGTTCGCGATCGGCGCCGACGCCCACAGCGCGCGCCGCGCCGCGGCGCAGGAGGTGGTTGCGACCGCGCGGCCCGACATCGTCGATCGCAACGGCGCCATCCTTGCGACCGACGTCAAGGCGGCGAGCCTGTTCGGCGAGCCGCGCCGCATCATCGACAAGGACGAGGCGATCGAGCTCTTGACCGCGACCATTCCCGACCTCGACGAGGCCGAGGTGCGCGAGCGCCTGAAGACGCGCAAGGGCTTCGTCTGGCTCAAGCGCGAGGTCACGGCGGCGCAGCAGCAGGCCGTCCACAAGCTCGGCATTCCCGGCATCGGCTTCCTGCGCGAGAACAAGCGGGTCTATCCGACCGGCAACGAGGTCGCCCACCTCATCGGTCTCGTCAACATCGACAACCAGGGTATCGCCGGCCTCGAGAAGTGGCTCGACAATCAGGGCCTCGCCGATCTCCACCGCGCCGGCTTCGCCACCGACCGGTTGCAGAAGCCGATCGAGCTCGCGGTCGATCTGCGCGTCGAGCATGCGCTGCGCGACGAGCTCGTGAAAGCCAAGGACAAGTTCCACGCCAAGGCCGCCTCCGGCATCGTCTCCAACGTCAAGACCGGCGAGATCGTGGCGATGGTCTCGCTGCCGGACTTCGACCCCAACAATCCGAAGGAAGCGCACGACCCCGATCGGATCAACCGCCTGACCACCGGCGTCTACGAGATGGGCTCGACCTTCAAGGCGTTCACGCTGGCGATGGCGCTCGATTCCGGCAAGATCAATCTGAACTCGATGTGGGACGCGCGCGGAAACCTGCACTACGGCAAGTTCACGATCCACGACAGTCATCCGCTCGGGCGTTTCATCAACACCAAGGAAGTGTTCACCTACTCCTCCAACATCGGCGCGGCGCGGATCGCGCTCGGCCAGGGCGTGGAGGCGCACAAGGCCTTCCTCGCCAAGATGGGCCAGATGACGCGGCTGCGCACCGAATTGCCGGAGAGCGCGGCGCCGCTCCTGCCGCGGCGCTGGAGCGAGCTGAACACGGTCACCGCTGCGTTCGGCCAGGGCCTGTCGGTGGCGCCGCTGCAGGCGGTGATGGGCATCAACGCGCTCGTGAACGGCGGCTATCTGATTCCGCCGACATTCATGAAGCGCAGCGAATCCGAAGCGATGGCGATGGCCAAGCGCGTCATCAAGCCGGAGACCAGCGACAAGATGCGGTTCCTGATGCGGCTCAATGCTGAGATCGGCACCGCCAAGACCGCCGACGTCAAAGGCTATTACGTCGGCGGCAAGACCGGCACGTCCGAGAAGGTCATCAATGGCCGCTACGCCAAGAAGCGCGTCCTCAACTCCTTCACGGCCATCCTGCCCTGCGACGATCCCAAATATCACGTCCTGATCATGCTGGACGAGCCTCAGGCGATACCTGAAACGAAGGGCTTCATCACCTCAGGCTGGAACGCGGTGCCGACCGGCGGCAAGGTGATCGAGCGGATCGCGCCGCTTCTCGGCGTCGAACCGCGGTTCGACCTGCCGCCGTCCGAGCGCCTTATTCTTGCAGCATCCAGGACAACCCAGTAA
- a CDS encoding UDP-N-acetylmuramoyl-L-alanyl-D-glutamate--2,6-diaminopimelate ligase, producing the protein MKLRDLLGQDVPGNDAAIEPAAAALEVSGVALDSRAVKPGDLFFALAGSKTDGARFVDAAVAAGAVAVVGDHAPAACKVPFIVVANPRRALALAAARFFPAQPATIAAVTGTSGKTSVAAFTRQIWERLGHASASIGTIGLVSQKRTVYGSLTTPDPIALHRQLDEIAREGVTHLAFEASSHGLDQYRLDGVRISAGGFTNLSRDHMDYHPTVAHYLAAKLRLFRELVPPDGAAVISADHDCSAEAIEAATSRGLRVMAVGRNGDGAGEGIRLTEAVVDGFSQKLTVEHRGRAYAIRLPLVGEFQIENALVSAGLAIGTGSDAENVFASLEHLEGAKGRLERVGARNGAPIFVDYAHKPDALAKALQALRPYAKRRLVVVFGAGGDRDAGKRPIMGEIAAENADAVIVTDDNPRSEKPEAIRAAILATAKGAREIGDRAEAIRAAIDDLQEGDALLIAGKGHETGQIVGGQTLPFSDHEAVAAALASRVA; encoded by the coding sequence ATGAAGCTGCGCGACCTCTTGGGTCAGGATGTTCCGGGCAATGATGCCGCGATCGAGCCCGCTGCCGCGGCGCTCGAGGTGAGCGGCGTTGCGCTCGACAGCCGCGCGGTGAAGCCGGGCGATCTCTTCTTCGCGCTGGCAGGCAGCAAGACCGACGGCGCCCGCTTCGTCGATGCTGCGGTCGCCGCCGGCGCGGTGGCCGTCGTCGGTGACCACGCACCGGCCGCTTGCAAGGTGCCGTTCATCGTGGTCGCCAATCCGCGCCGCGCGCTGGCACTGGCCGCGGCAAGATTTTTCCCGGCGCAGCCTGCGACGATCGCCGCGGTGACCGGAACCAGCGGCAAGACCTCGGTCGCCGCGTTCACGCGCCAGATCTGGGAGCGGCTCGGGCATGCCTCCGCCAGTATCGGCACCATCGGTCTCGTGTCGCAAAAGCGCACCGTCTATGGCTCGCTGACCACGCCGGATCCGATCGCGCTGCACCGGCAGCTGGACGAGATCGCGCGCGAGGGCGTCACGCATCTCGCGTTCGAGGCGTCCTCGCACGGGCTCGATCAATATCGACTCGATGGCGTGCGCATCTCGGCCGGCGGCTTCACCAATCTCTCGCGCGACCACATGGATTACCATCCGACCGTTGCGCATTACCTCGCGGCCAAGCTCCGCTTGTTCCGCGAGCTGGTGCCGCCCGATGGCGCCGCGGTGATCTCGGCCGATCATGATTGCTCGGCGGAAGCGATCGAGGCGGCGACATCGCGCGGCCTGCGCGTCATGGCGGTCGGCCGCAACGGCGATGGCGCAGGCGAAGGCATCCGCCTCACGGAGGCCGTGGTCGACGGTTTCTCGCAAAAGCTCACGGTCGAGCATCGCGGCAGGGCTTACGCGATCCGGCTGCCGCTGGTCGGCGAATTCCAGATCGAGAATGCGCTGGTGTCGGCCGGGCTTGCCATCGGCACCGGCAGCGATGCTGAAAACGTGTTTGCGAGCCTCGAACATCTCGAAGGCGCCAAGGGCCGGCTCGAGCGCGTCGGCGCGCGCAACGGCGCGCCGATCTTCGTCGACTACGCGCACAAGCCCGACGCGCTGGCGAAGGCGCTGCAGGCGCTGCGGCCTTATGCCAAGCGCAGGCTGGTCGTCGTGTTCGGCGCCGGCGGCGACCGCGATGCCGGCAAGCGTCCGATCATGGGCGAGATCGCGGCGGAGAATGCCGATGCCGTCATCGTCACCGATGACAATCCGCGCAGCGAGAAGCCGGAAGCCATCCGCGCCGCCATCCTCGCCACCGCGAAGGGCGCCCGCGAGATCGGCGACCGGGCCGAGGCGATCCGCGCCGCGATCGATGACTTGCAGGAGGGCGATGCGCTGCTCATCGCCGGCAAGGGCCACGAGACCGGGCAGATCGTCGGCGGCCAGACGCTGCCCTTCAGTGATCACGAGGCGGTCGCCGCCGCACTAGCGTCGAGGGTTGCATGA